One region of Bacterioplanoides sp. SCSIO 12839 genomic DNA includes:
- a CDS encoding potassium channel family protein: MEFTRTFVEVFWAAICLVSPVLIFLSLIVLVMSQLVGVMERWKPFEAFYWGMVTATTVGYGDIRPTKALSRLLALCIAMIGLTFTGIWVALAIEATTSSFEKHTDPQVIEQLKEHIH; encoded by the coding sequence ATGGAATTTACCCGAACCTTTGTTGAGGTATTCTGGGCGGCAATCTGTTTGGTATCCCCCGTATTAATATTCTTGTCGCTGATTGTACTGGTGATGAGTCAGCTGGTGGGGGTAATGGAGCGCTGGAAGCCGTTTGAGGCTTTTTATTGGGGGATGGTGACAGCCACGACGGTTGGCTACGGAGATATCCGTCCAACCAAGGCGCTATCGCGCTTACTGGCCTTGTGCATTGCGATGATTGGCCTGACATTTACCGGGATATGGGTGGCACTGGCGATTGAAGCAACCACCAGCTCGTTTGAAAAGCACACCGACCCACAAGTTATTGAACAGTTAAAAGAGCATATTCATTAA
- a CDS encoding YbaN family protein, whose product MKYVYLVIAYLALAIAFLGVVLPGLPATEFFLLAAWAAGKGSPRLHRWMINHKRIGPPLKNWQQHGIISVKTKLLASISMLLAAVFLYLKVTHLPSLIFCLAGMSLGIFWLWSRPSQSDSTTIHLLFAHKD is encoded by the coding sequence ATGAAGTATGTGTATCTGGTGATTGCCTATCTGGCATTGGCCATCGCTTTTCTCGGCGTGGTATTACCCGGGTTACCAGCCACGGAATTTTTCCTGTTAGCGGCATGGGCGGCAGGCAAAGGATCACCACGGTTACACCGTTGGATGATCAATCACAAAAGGATTGGCCCGCCGTTAAAGAATTGGCAACAGCATGGAATTATCAGCGTAAAAACTAAATTACTGGCAAGCATCAGTATGCTGTTAGCCGCTGTTTTTTTATATCTGAAAGTGACTCATCTGCCGTCCCTGATCTTTTGTCTGGCGGGAATGTCATTAGGCATTTTCTGGCTTTGGAGCCGGCCATCGCAATCCGATAGTACAACGATTCATCTGTTGTTCGCTCACAAGGACTGA
- a CDS encoding PKD domain-containing protein, whose translation MNQTRSLVAMLALSLVVTACGGGGGGSSSPSAPETSAPDPAPKPAPEPPKDLKAAISILNPAQDRMIVKDPVVVKLDGSNSKDDAGSALTYKWELLETPDQSLAKLNTSDAQQVEFTADQAGKYVASLIVNNGTADSASTRVTFTAISPKPIAGVEPTINVALGTTSVELDGSQSALPETASGVLEYQWTLKTKPVDSLATLANAKTSKPNLTVDLAGDYIAELVVTFDGETSEAKEVKVNVAEGNVQPVASAQDVEVLMGQKATVDASASTDFEGADLQYRWRISDAPFEPYPALNGATNAQADFVPTAAGEYELKLFVFDGQRASDELTVTVTAKADPAASENKAPVGELIATGYFPNRSVGEQELGRRAEFNFVGYDPEGETLQIVSAELIAKPAGSTVELVNIGSWKPLGKKIQKLDVVGTYRVRMTVSDGVNRVTQEATMEAKIGNVNNRPSTGSVDADSKAVLVGQPLIFESADAKDKDGDPITFEWSLIDKPNGSNATITPVTHPDEGDLRRAEVLTDVPGVYRVRLIAKDDRGLYSHYASEEFGYAKTVNHKPKIHSVVWARNWGRLAPGENYYQILPCMSLLHRPIVIDPDGDEVFTHNELVSVPSNGGQFTSRPDDADCPNARGQVFTKPGTYIFRYYATDIISDADNYDFVVKVDSFDDARGVRLKSVSSRGDLWYPLPYENIPENRYVFSPSLDPIEASAIQWALVAQDADYTIENVQVKHINGGLDSLTPSFDGLQNGTVIKKGETLNFKTQFPAIPCQRTDEGKEGFHLSFNIKEIPEISFVYENWYGSDNKSTSRWARCEAGELE comes from the coding sequence ATGAATCAAACGCGCAGCCTGGTTGCTATGCTTGCTTTGTCATTAGTCGTGACCGCCTGTGGTGGCGGAGGCGGCGGAAGTAGCAGCCCTTCAGCACCCGAAACATCAGCACCAGATCCGGCTCCGAAGCCTGCTCCGGAACCACCCAAAGATTTGAAAGCCGCGATCAGCATTCTGAATCCGGCTCAAGACCGAATGATCGTTAAAGATCCTGTGGTGGTTAAGCTGGATGGCAGCAACAGCAAAGACGATGCTGGTTCGGCATTAACTTATAAATGGGAGTTGCTTGAAACACCCGACCAGAGTCTGGCGAAATTAAATACGTCTGACGCCCAGCAAGTTGAATTTACTGCCGACCAGGCTGGTAAATACGTCGCCAGCCTGATTGTGAATAACGGCACAGCTGACAGTGCTTCCACACGCGTTACCTTTACCGCGATCAGTCCGAAACCGATCGCCGGGGTTGAGCCAACCATCAACGTCGCACTGGGGACGACGTCGGTTGAACTGGATGGCAGCCAAAGTGCTTTACCGGAAACGGCATCTGGCGTACTGGAATATCAATGGACGTTAAAAACCAAGCCGGTAGACAGCCTGGCAACATTAGCCAATGCCAAAACCAGCAAGCCCAACCTGACGGTTGATCTGGCGGGCGATTACATCGCTGAGTTGGTTGTCACCTTTGATGGCGAAACCAGTGAAGCTAAAGAAGTTAAGGTGAATGTGGCCGAAGGAAACGTTCAGCCCGTTGCTTCAGCACAAGATGTTGAAGTGCTGATGGGACAAAAAGCGACCGTGGATGCTTCTGCCAGCACCGATTTTGAAGGCGCTGACTTGCAATACCGCTGGAGAATCTCCGATGCTCCGTTTGAACCGTACCCAGCACTGAACGGCGCTACCAATGCTCAGGCTGATTTTGTTCCGACGGCTGCTGGTGAATATGAGCTGAAGCTGTTTGTGTTTGATGGTCAGCGTGCCAGTGACGAACTGACCGTGACGGTAACAGCAAAAGCCGATCCGGCCGCCAGCGAAAACAAAGCCCCGGTGGGCGAACTGATAGCAACCGGTTATTTTCCAAATCGTAGCGTTGGTGAGCAGGAATTAGGGCGTCGCGCTGAGTTTAACTTTGTTGGTTATGACCCGGAAGGCGAAACCCTGCAAATTGTCAGTGCTGAGCTGATTGCTAAACCGGCGGGCAGCACTGTCGAGTTGGTGAATATCGGTTCTTGGAAGCCATTGGGTAAAAAGATCCAGAAACTGGATGTGGTTGGTACTTACCGAGTGCGTATGACGGTGAGTGATGGCGTGAATCGAGTCACCCAGGAAGCGACGATGGAAGCGAAAATTGGCAACGTCAACAATCGCCCATCAACCGGTTCTGTCGATGCGGATTCAAAAGCCGTATTGGTAGGGCAGCCGCTGATTTTTGAATCGGCCGATGCTAAGGACAAAGACGGCGATCCGATCACCTTTGAATGGTCATTAATTGATAAGCCTAATGGCAGCAACGCGACCATCACCCCAGTGACTCATCCGGATGAAGGTGACCTGCGTCGTGCCGAAGTGTTAACCGATGTGCCGGGTGTGTATCGTGTACGTTTGATCGCTAAAGATGACCGTGGTTTGTACTCGCACTACGCCAGTGAAGAATTTGGTTATGCCAAGACCGTCAACCATAAGCCAAAAATCCACTCTGTTGTATGGGCACGCAACTGGGGGCGTTTGGCTCCAGGTGAAAACTATTACCAGATTTTGCCATGCATGAGCTTGCTGCATCGCCCGATTGTGATTGATCCGGATGGTGATGAAGTGTTTACCCATAATGAGCTGGTGAGTGTTCCATCTAATGGTGGTCAGTTTACTTCTCGCCCGGATGATGCCGATTGTCCAAACGCTCGTGGCCAGGTATTCACCAAACCGGGTACTTATATTTTCCGTTATTACGCAACCGATATTATCAGCGATGCGGACAACTATGACTTTGTCGTGAAAGTCGACTCATTTGACGATGCGCGCGGCGTGCGTCTGAAGAGTGTCAGCAGTCGTGGTGATTTGTGGTATCCACTGCCATACGAAAATATCCCAGAGAATCGTTATGTATTTTCTCCATCGCTGGATCCGATTGAAGCTTCGGCCATTCAATGGGCATTGGTTGCCCAGGATGCGGACTACACCATCGAAAACGTGCAGGTCAAACACATCAATGGTGGTTTAGACAGTCTGACGCCAAGCTTTGATGGTTTGCAGAACGGTACGGTTATTAAGAAAGGCGAGACGCTGAACTTTAAAACCCAATTCCCTGCCATTCCATGTCAGCGTACGGACGAAGGTAAAGAAGGTTTCCACCTGTCGTTTAATATTAAAGAAATTCCTGAAATTTCGTTTGTGTATGAAAATTGGTATGGCTCTGATAACAAGTCGACCAGTCGTTGGGCACGTTGTGAGGCGGGTGAGTTAGAGTAA